Genomic window (Candidatus Omnitrophota bacterium):
CGCAAACGGACACCATAACATATCTTTTACACAGATCACGAATAAAAAAAACAAAAATGATACCGTATAAAGAAAGCTCGTACATATGGTCATTGACCCCGACAACGGCTTAAGGCTCAGCAAGAAAGGACCATACCGCTGGCAGCATCCCCCTCTATGAGTATGATACCCATGGAGCACGTCGCCGCCCTCAGTATATCCGTAGTACTACCGGGATTGAACAAAAGAACACCATCCCTGGTCTTATTGTAAGGCAGATGAGAATGTCCGAACACAATAACATCAACGCTATTGCCAAAAACCTGCGCGGCAAAATCCGGTACTTTCTCCGGAGCTCCCAGACCGTGTACCACGCCTATCCTTTTCCCGGCAACTTCAAATGTTATCTTCTCGGGAAGAAGTTTCCTGAGCTCTACGCTGTCCATATTGCCTTTTACCGCTTTGACAGGAGCCAGCTTTTCAAGCTCTCTGAGGACATAAGCCTCGGTTATATCCCCGGCATGTATGATAAGATCACATGTCTTCAATTCATCCAGCACCCTTCGGGGCATTCTGTCCGCCGAAGCAGGGATATGTGTATCAGCTAAGACCCCAATTTTCATATCACTATTTCGAACATGTTGTATAGGCGCATTATATGGTTAAGCTGGGCGATATCCCAGATCCATATATTGTGTTCTTTCGCGAGCAGGAACGCGTTCTGCTCTATGCCTTTGAGAGTTATAAGCACTTTTTTTACCGGTTTCCGGGAATTCTTGCACATCTTGACCGCCATAAGGTCCAACACATCCTGTTCATCAACCTTGTCCAACAGCTTCGCCCTGTATATCCATTTGGCGGTAGCGGTCTCCCCCACCATTTCATGGACATTACCTGTGGCATCGAGGGCCCCGACATGCACCTTGGACAACCCGGGCATTATCCTGCAATTGAGATTGAACTTTACCTTTTCGTTGGAGAACCTGTCCAAGAGCTCACGCATGGCACCTATATGCCCCTTAGATCTGAATTCCTGGTATCTGGTGAACTCATCCCCGACCGCCTTTTTGAACTCGATGTATTTTATATCCATATCATCTATCATGGAGCGCGTTTTGAGCATATATACATATTTCAACCAGAACTCGAACAGTTTATCGGACAGCTTATAGAACACACCACTGTTAAAAACAAGGTCCATCTCTATCAATTTTTGGAGTTTTTTGCCAAGATCACCATCCATCCGTCCAAGATCTTTATGTATGGCTTTCGCGGTTGAATTCCCTGAGGCCAGGGATAAAAGCAGCGGCAGGAACTTTTTCCTGGTCTTCTTCTCGATGAAAAAATTGATATTATTGGTAAAATACTGGTTAAGCACACCGCTGGATTCGTAGAGAAGGTCCGCGAACGCGTCGAGAAAACACTCTTTGGCCCTTACCTCGTCCTTTTTCTTCCGGTAATGCTCCTCGAAGCGCTTTGAGAGCGTCTCAAGATAGAACGGGTTGCCTCCCGTTACCTGTATGAGATAGTTCCTGATATCGTCCGCTATCTGCGTCTCCTGGACCTTATCCAGGATAAAAGAACGGGCCGTCTGGTCATCGAACCCACCAACCTCTATTACTTCGAAATTACCGAAAAGCAAAGAAAGCTTTCGGGACAGTATCTCCTTAAGCAGCGTTTTCTGTGAACTTGAAACGATATACATGGTGTTCTTTTGTGTCATTATATATCTTCCGAACACCTGGAAAGGACGTTTCAGCTTGAAATGTGACATGTTCTGGAACTCATCCAGGATAACTATACAGTTCTTCCCGGTCTCAGCCTTGAACACGGACGTAAGGTTCAAAAGGGCCTCATACGCGTTGTCCGTTCTTTTCGCCCCAAGGTCGGCGTAGATAGTGTCTATATGCTCAATAGTGACCGGTATAGTTTTCTTCGCTTCTTCCGCGAGAGCCTTCACGTCACCGTCGACCTTGAAGGCCATAGCCTTAAGGTATCTGTAAAGAAGCGTAGCGATGAATCGATCGCAGAAAACACGGAAATCCTCTCCATCAAGCTCGATATATATCGGCATGATGTCCTGGTCTTTGACGTTATTGAGGAAATGTCGGAGTATGGAAGATTTGCCGGCCAGCATAGGCCCGGTAAGTGCTATATTCTGCCTGTAGCCACCCTTGAGGGCGGTAACTCTTTTGTGAAGAGTTCCCAATATCTCTTCACGCCCAAAGAATTTTTTACCGAATACCGGTTCAATAAACATGGCTACACACGCAAGGCTTTATATCTTAAGGGGCGATGGCATTACAACAACCACATAACCCCGGATATTCTACATTTATATCACATTCTATTCACAAAACTGACCGGGTGTTACTATAACAGATATCCATCAGAA
Coding sequences:
- a CDS encoding ATP-binding protein, translating into MFIEPVFGKKFFGREEILGTLHKRVTALKGGYRQNIALTGPMLAGKSSILRHFLNNVKDQDIMPIYIELDGEDFRVFCDRFIATLLYRYLKAMAFKVDGDVKALAEEAKKTIPVTIEHIDTIYADLGAKRTDNAYEALLNLTSVFKAETGKNCIVILDEFQNMSHFKLKRPFQVFGRYIMTQKNTMYIVSSSQKTLLKEILSRKLSLLFGNFEVIEVGGFDDQTARSFILDKVQETQIADDIRNYLIQVTGGNPFYLETLSKRFEEHYRKKKDEVRAKECFLDAFADLLYESSGVLNQYFTNNINFFIEKKTRKKFLPLLLSLASGNSTAKAIHKDLGRMDGDLGKKLQKLIEMDLVFNSGVFYKLSDKLFEFWLKYVYMLKTRSMIDDMDIKYIEFKKAVGDEFTRYQEFRSKGHIGAMRELLDRFSNEKVKFNLNCRIMPGLSKVHVGALDATGNVHEMVGETATAKWIYRAKLLDKVDEQDVLDLMAVKMCKNSRKPVKKVLITLKGIEQNAFLLAKEHNIWIWDIAQLNHIMRLYNMFEIVI
- a CDS encoding metallophosphoesterase — protein: MPRRVLDELKTCDLIIHAGDITEAYVLRELEKLAPVKAVKGNMDSVELRKLLPEKITFEVAGKRIGVVHGLGAPEKVPDFAAQVFGNSVDVIVFGHSHLPYNKTRDGVLLFNPGSTTDILRAATCSMGIILIEGDAASGMVLSC